The following proteins come from a genomic window of Finegoldia magna ATCC 29328:
- a CDS encoding CtsR family transcriptional regulator, translated as MAGLSNSIEAFLKELLSNTDDDFIEIGRNDLANQFNCAPSQINYVLTTRFTPYKGYYIESRRGGSGYVKIIKLTIKDSNPIKEIVENVIGDRITKDKSNNIINMLLDEDLITEREALVMVHALEDNTLSKVDFNDRNILRADLLKNMLLAFMR; from the coding sequence ATGGCAGGGCTTAGTAACAGCATTGAAGCTTTTTTGAAGGAATTGTTGAGTAATACTGACGATGATTTCATTGAAATAGGCAGAAATGATCTTGCCAATCAATTTAATTGCGCTCCATCGCAAATTAATTACGTTCTGACTACTAGATTTACTCCTTACAAGGGTTATTATATTGAAAGTAGACGCGGTGGAAGTGGATATGTTAAAATAATAAAATTAACAATTAAAGACAGTAATCCGATTAAGGAGATTGTCGAAAATGTTATTGGAGATAGAATTACGAAGGATAAGTCGAACAATATTATTAATATGCTTTTGGATGAGGATTTGATAACTGAAAGGGAAGCTTTGGTTATGGTTCATGCTTTGGAGGATAATACTTTGTCGAAGGTGGATTTTAATGATAGGAATATTCTGAGGGCTGATTTGTTGAAGAATATGTTGTTGGCTTTTATGAGATAG
- a CDS encoding 2-keto-3-deoxygluconate permease, producing the protein MKIIKKIPGGTLLVPMMISALINTFFPNLFKIGGVTESFFGPSSLGFILGATIFISGCTVKLSTIKSVVKIYGLLIIVRTAVAALFTILFFKFFGMKGILGISLIGFICTITSLNPSLFLAIMEDCGDEVDMSAFGFISLFATPAIAMLIFGISQPTNVDYMSIVSLIIPLVLGVAIGNLDKDLGKFISTGMPFMIFALGWSVGNSINLFEAVKAGFSGVIMAVIYYILIFLPMLFVERKVLKRDGVSAGGLSTIAGLSASIPMIMAANDPSLTVYAPRAAAIVTFGVIISSFVSPFLCNKLYTGEKKKK; encoded by the coding sequence ATGAAAATAATTAAAAAAATTCCTGGTGGAACATTATTAGTGCCGATGATGATATCGGCATTGATTAATACATTTTTTCCAAATCTTTTCAAAATCGGTGGAGTAACAGAATCGTTCTTCGGCCCATCGAGTTTGGGATTTATATTGGGAGCTACGATATTTATATCAGGTTGTACAGTAAAATTAAGCACAATTAAAAGCGTAGTTAAAATTTACGGGCTGTTAATAATCGTAAGAACAGCAGTAGCCGCATTATTTACAATATTGTTTTTCAAATTTTTCGGAATGAAAGGAATCTTGGGAATAAGTTTGATAGGATTTATTTGTACAATCACATCATTAAATCCTTCGCTTTTCTTGGCAATAATGGAAGATTGTGGAGATGAAGTTGACATGTCAGCATTCGGATTCATATCGCTATTTGCAACTCCTGCCATAGCGATGCTTATTTTCGGAATTTCCCAACCAACAAATGTAGATTACATGTCAATAGTTTCGTTGATAATTCCATTAGTATTGGGAGTTGCAATAGGAAATCTTGACAAAGATTTGGGCAAATTCATATCAACAGGAATGCCATTTATGATATTCGCACTTGGTTGGTCAGTTGGTAACAGCATCAATCTATTCGAAGCTGTCAAAGCAGGATTCTCGGGAGTAATAATGGCAGTAATTTATTACATCTTGATATTCTTACCAATGCTATTTGTAGAAAGAAAAGTTTTGAAGAGAGACGGAGTATCCGCTGGTGGATTGTCAACAATTGCAGGATTGTCAGCAAGTATTCCAATGATAATGGCAGCAAATGATCCTTCATTAACAGTTTATGCACCAAGAGCAGCAGCCATTGTAACATTCGGCGTAATAATTTCATCATTCGTTTCGCCATTCTTATGCAATAAATTGTACACTGGTGAAAAAAAGAAAAAATAA
- a CDS encoding Csac_0668 family 2Fe-2S cluster-binding (seleno)protein — protein sequence MQKTTGTVKEKENCPKCYEIGEKVKNITVKHMVSENLRGKVVDEETYYLCMNEDCDVVYYNLNNERVFYKEEVKVPIWFKKNANPKYICYCNQVTEQQIINAVLDDGAKNIKDIIRLTGAMKNGKCEIKNPLGKCCGPLIQETINKALNSKE from the coding sequence ATACAAAAAACCACTGGTACAGTGAAAGAAAAAGAAAATTGCCCCAAATGTTACGAAATAGGAGAAAAGGTTAAGAATATAACTGTAAAGCATATGGTATCAGAAAACCTTAGGGGAAAGGTTGTAGATGAAGAAACTTACTATTTATGTATGAATGAAGATTGTGATGTCGTGTATTATAACTTAAACAATGAAAGAGTTTTTTATAAGGAAGAAGTAAAAGTTCCTATATGGTTTAAAAAGAATGCAAATCCCAAATATATATGCTATTGCAACCAAGTTACAGAGCAACAAATTATAAATGCTGTTTTAGATGATGGTGCAAAGAATATTAAAGATATTATTAGACTTACAGGGGCAATGAAAAATGGAAAGTGCGAAATTAAGAATCCTTTGGGTAAATGCTGTGGTCCTCTTATTCAAGAAACCATCAATAAAGCATTAAATAGCAAAGAATAG
- a CDS encoding type I restriction endonuclease subunit R, EcoR124 family, translated as MCFRDLEKATEDAIKTFGDENSVNIILEKSYEEYMEGFTDEETGKVTRGYKDICNEIVAKFPDTTEIFLEADKKEFVQLFGELLKSENILKNFDEFESFDKIISDRLMQDMKSVYVDIRENIVNSRCSGDSEEQQVDFSDVEFQIDLLKTDEINLDYILALILEKSKEHEDVENLKAEVRRVIRSSLGTRAKEDLVMDFINKTRLSELKDNDDILETFYSFARKEKEKKVESLIEDEKLKEGAYHFINKSIAKGFVDYAGTGLDKILPPTSRRHGAREKKKQNILEKIEKIVEVFVGI; from the coding sequence GTGTGTTTCAGAGATTTGGAAAAGGCTACTGAAGATGCTATTAAAACATTTGGCGATGAAAATAGCGTGAATATTATTCTTGAAAAAAGCTACGAAGAATATATGGAAGGTTTTACAGATGAGGAAACTGGCAAAGTAACCAGAGGATACAAGGATATTTGTAATGAAATTGTTGCAAAATTCCCAGACACAACTGAGATTTTCTTGGAGGCTGATAAGAAGGAATTCGTACAACTTTTTGGTGAATTGTTGAAATCGGAAAATATTCTGAAAAATTTCGATGAGTTTGAAAGTTTCGACAAAATTATTTCCGACAGATTAATGCAAGACATGAAGAGTGTGTATGTTGATATTAGAGAAAATATCGTGAATTCAAGATGTTCAGGAGATTCTGAAGAACAACAGGTTGATTTCTCGGATGTAGAATTTCAAATTGATTTGTTGAAGACTGATGAGATAAACTTGGATTATATTTTGGCTTTGATTTTGGAAAAATCCAAAGAACATGAGGATGTTGAAAACTTAAAAGCAGAAGTTCGTAGAGTTATAAGATCCAGTTTGGGAACGAGAGCTAAGGAAGATTTGGTGATGGATTTTATTAACAAGACAAGATTATCAGAATTGAAAGATAATGATGATATATTGGAAACTTTCTATTCATTCGCAAGAAAAGAAAAAGAAAAGAAGGTTGAATCTCTTATCGAAGATGAAAAATTGAAAGAAGGAGCATATCATTTTATCAACAAATCAATAGCGAAAGGTTTCGTGGATTACGCTGGTACTGGATTGGATAAAATTTTGCCACCAACATCTCGTAGGCACGGTGCAAGAGAAAAGAAAAAACAAAATATTCTCGAAAAAATAGAAAAAATCGTAGAAGTTTTTGTAGGAATATAA
- a CDS encoding PD-(D/E)XK nuclease family protein, translating into MKKFFYELKLIYNKYKLLDEMKSDFNIFFQLLNPYDEVNLHSKLIYSILNDCKFKKEFMLSFLKITGIISSDNINPSDLKIIDVEREKSFSNGRLDLFISCKIKDKNYVIIIENKIFARDQYEQMDRYIEFANNRQADIKKVFYLTLLGNAPSEDSASNLDQINLISYDDEILTWIENCIKISAREPALKEVLIQYADLLEKITGKDVDYTMDVMNFLLESPENFNMANSIQPAIIDAKTDLQMRFWTKLEESLDEMFKNFPDLNYRKTDRDEDLGSLNPWYSKTIIKNYYNNMRNSSCYGVMYYLYNKDDLGDLCFKIEYNKYDSLFYGLTFQAPGVNKDKLKSAIELKKKLESYDYKSSTGWFTWKYLKVNEKYFNFMNMDPDIVYILMNNDELNDLIKKITKEVETFIHIILD; encoded by the coding sequence ATGAAAAAATTTTTTTACGAGCTAAAATTAATCTACAACAAATACAAGCTTTTGGATGAGATGAAGTCGGATTTTAATATTTTTTTCCAACTTTTAAATCCCTATGATGAGGTTAACCTCCACTCCAAACTTATTTATTCGATTTTAAACGATTGCAAGTTTAAAAAAGAATTTATGCTGAGCTTTTTAAAGATCACAGGCATAATATCATCTGATAATATAAATCCCAGTGATCTTAAAATTATAGATGTTGAGAGAGAAAAATCTTTTTCAAATGGACGATTGGACTTATTTATTTCTTGCAAGATCAAGGATAAAAATTATGTAATCATTATTGAAAACAAAATTTTTGCTCGTGACCAATATGAGCAAATGGACAGGTATATAGAATTCGCTAACAATCGCCAGGCCGATATCAAAAAAGTTTTTTACTTGACTCTTCTTGGCAATGCTCCATCTGAAGATAGTGCAAGCAACTTAGACCAGATAAATTTGATTTCCTATGACGATGAAATTTTAACCTGGATTGAAAATTGTATTAAAATTTCTGCCCGAGAGCCAGCCCTTAAGGAAGTGCTTATTCAGTATGCAGACTTGTTAGAAAAAATAACTGGAAAGGATGTAGATTATACTATGGATGTTATGAACTTTTTATTGGAATCTCCTGAAAATTTTAATATGGCAAACAGCATACAGCCTGCTATCATCGATGCCAAGACAGACCTACAAATGAGGTTTTGGACCAAACTTGAAGAATCACTAGATGAAATGTTTAAAAATTTCCCCGACCTAAATTATAGAAAAACCGACCGAGACGAAGATTTGGGTTCTCTTAATCCTTGGTACTCAAAAACAATTATAAAAAATTACTACAACAACATGAGAAATTCCTCATGTTATGGAGTTATGTATTACTTATACAATAAGGATGACCTGGGCGATTTGTGCTTTAAGATTGAGTATAATAAATACGATTCCTTGTTTTATGGTCTCACTTTTCAAGCACCAGGAGTAAATAAGGATAAATTAAAATCAGCTATTGAACTTAAAAAGAAACTTGAGTCCTATGATTATAAATCATCAACTGGGTGGTTTACTTGGAAATATCTTAAGGTCAACGAAAAATATTTTAACTTTATGAACATGGACCCTGACATTGTCTATATCCTAATGAATAACGATGAACTTAACGATCTAATTAAAAAAATTACAAAAGAAGTTGAAACTTTTATTCATATAATTTTAGATTAA
- a CDS encoding N-6 DNA methylase, with product MGDAYEYLISNYASNAGKSGGEFFTPQTVSKLLAKLVMDGKTSIKKVYDLTCEERVIIVMGAVCANKSTVSGTLTKYISYIA from the coding sequence ATAGGAGATGCATACGAATACTTGATATCCAATTATGCAAGTAATGCAGGAAAATCAGGGGGAGAATTCTTCACTCCACAAACAGTGTCCAAATTATTGGCAAAGCTTGTAATGGACGGCAAAACAAGCATTAAAAAGGTATATGATCTGACATGTGAGGAACGTGTCATAATAGTGATGGGTGCAGTTTGTGCTAATAAATCAACGGTTTCAGGAACTTTAACTAAATATATTTCGTACATTGCTTAG
- a CDS encoding thioredoxin family protein, with translation MKYKQIFNSGVTFQQFYDTAQDRYKNYANNAIRNYLNLERYLEKVSSITSKFNILAIGENWCIDSIINIPVVHWLEKNNENIKLKVIDTDSYSKFMPNEKVITPTFIIMNQEYQEIGKWVQYPKRIIDVVESKDQVRVIVEKRRYRQGEYIVDTLKEVLDILINYRNNIYLGRRK, from the coding sequence TTGAAATACAAGCAAATATTTAACTCTGGAGTTACTTTTCAACAATTTTACGATACTGCTCAGGATAGATATAAGAATTATGCTAATAATGCGATAAGAAATTATTTAAATTTAGAGAGATATTTAGAAAAGGTTAGTAGTATAACAAGCAAATTTAATATACTTGCGATTGGAGAAAACTGGTGTATTGATTCTATAATTAATATTCCTGTAGTTCATTGGTTAGAAAAAAATAATGAAAATATAAAACTTAAAGTAATAGATACAGATAGTTACAGTAAGTTTATGCCTAATGAAAAAGTTATTACACCAACATTTATTATTATGAATCAAGAATATCAGGAGATAGGGAAATGGGTTCAATATCCTAAAAGAATAATAGATGTGGTTGAATCTAAGGACCAAGTTCGAGTTATAGTAGAGAAAAGGAGATACCGACAGGGAGAATATATTGTAGATACATTGAAAGAGGTATTAGATATCTTGATTAACTATAGAAATAATATTTATTTAGGAAGGAGGAAATAA